The following coding sequences lie in one Stenotrophomonas rhizophila genomic window:
- the fusA gene encoding elongation factor G: protein MNTHTHLLSHWRNLGIIAHIDAGKTTLTERLLWKTGEIRRVGEVHDGAATTDFSAIERERGITIGAAAVQAHWAPRGGDDHRLTLIDTPGHIDFAIEVERSLRVLDGAVAVFSAVDGVQPQSETVWHQARRHGVPLIAYVNKMDRVGASFERVLGQLQDKLQARPWALGWPLGEESQFHGWVDFVGRQIVEWDDAGNPTRQDWNADQQAHWQPHRLRLIEAVADHDEVLADAWLAGTAVDDAQLRAALRRATLAGAGVPVLAGAAFKSKGIDTLLDAIVDFLPSPLDRPAVVATRGDDEVLLPPDPKGPLAGLLFKITHQSHAALSFVRLYSGTLKVGDQVASSQHAQGRRISRLVRVQADHTHDITEAVAGEIVAVIGWKDAVSGETLSAPSAPLLLDTIHAQHAVLAWRLNADKASDLIRMSQALSSLAQEDPSFRVATDAVTGETLIWGMGELHLEVMVERLRSEWNVPVRVGEPRVAYQETPARAVQGVEGKVAKQTGGQGQFARVLIEVAPTGDDAVRFVDRTVGGVIPKAFVAAVEKGVRAALEEGPRGHPVVGIEVTLTDGQTHAKDSSEMAFHRAGSEAVKAALATTGTRLLEPVMEVAIHAPSGNVGDVVGDLNRRQGRVASIEDQGAQVEVLGYAPLARLAGYTTALRSLTQGRASSDMRFNGYEEVQAA from the coding sequence ATGAACACTCATACCCACCTTCTTTCCCACTGGCGCAACCTGGGCATCATTGCCCACATCGACGCCGGCAAGACCACGCTCACCGAACGGCTGCTGTGGAAAACCGGCGAGATCCGTCGCGTCGGCGAAGTGCATGACGGCGCGGCCACCACCGACTTCTCGGCGATCGAGCGCGAACGTGGCATCACCATCGGTGCAGCGGCCGTGCAGGCGCACTGGGCGCCCCGCGGTGGCGACGACCATCGCCTGACCCTGATCGACACCCCCGGGCACATCGATTTCGCGATCGAAGTGGAGCGTTCGCTGCGCGTGCTGGACGGCGCGGTGGCGGTGTTCTCCGCGGTCGATGGCGTGCAGCCGCAATCCGAAACGGTCTGGCACCAGGCGCGCCGGCACGGCGTGCCGCTGATCGCCTATGTCAACAAGATGGACCGCGTGGGCGCCTCGTTCGAGCGCGTGCTGGGCCAGTTGCAGGACAAGCTGCAGGCACGGCCCTGGGCGCTCGGCTGGCCGTTGGGCGAAGAAAGCCAGTTCCACGGCTGGGTCGATTTCGTCGGCCGCCAGATCGTGGAGTGGGACGACGCTGGCAACCCGACCCGCCAGGACTGGAACGCGGACCAGCAGGCGCACTGGCAGCCCCATCGCCTGCGCCTGATCGAAGCCGTGGCCGACCATGACGAGGTGCTGGCCGATGCGTGGCTGGCCGGTACAGCGGTCGACGACGCACAGCTGCGCGCTGCGCTGCGCCGGGCCACCCTGGCCGGTGCGGGCGTGCCGGTGCTGGCCGGTGCTGCGTTCAAGAGCAAGGGCATCGACACGTTGCTGGATGCGATCGTGGATTTCCTGCCCTCGCCGCTGGACCGCCCTGCGGTCGTGGCCACCCGTGGCGACGACGAGGTGCTGTTGCCGCCGGACCCGAAGGGACCGCTGGCGGGCCTGCTGTTCAAGATCACCCACCAGAGCCATGCCGCGTTGAGCTTCGTGCGGCTGTACTCGGGCACGTTGAAGGTGGGCGACCAGGTGGCCAGTTCGCAGCACGCACAGGGCCGGCGCATCAGCCGGCTGGTGCGGGTGCAGGCCGACCACACCCACGACATCACCGAGGCGGTCGCCGGTGAGATCGTGGCGGTGATCGGCTGGAAGGATGCGGTGAGCGGTGAAACGCTCAGTGCGCCGTCCGCGCCCCTGCTGCTGGACACCATCCATGCCCAGCACGCGGTGCTGGCCTGGCGGTTGAACGCCGACAAGGCGTCCGACCTGATCCGGATGAGCCAGGCGCTGTCGAGCCTGGCCCAGGAAGATCCCTCGTTCCGCGTCGCGACCGATGCGGTGACCGGGGAGACCCTGATCTGGGGCATGGGCGAGCTGCACCTGGAGGTGATGGTCGAACGCCTGCGCAGCGAGTGGAATGTGCCGGTGCGGGTGGGTGAGCCACGCGTGGCGTACCAGGAAACGCCGGCGCGCGCGGTGCAGGGCGTGGAAGGCAAGGTGGCCAAGCAGACCGGCGGCCAGGGCCAGTTCGCCCGGGTGCTGATCGAGGTGGCGCCCACCGGCGACGATGCGGTGCGCTTTGTCGACCGTACCGTGGGCGGGGTGATCCCGAAGGCGTTCGTGGCGGCGGTGGAGAAGGGCGTGCGTGCGGCGCTGGAAGAGGGGCCGCGGGGGCATCCGGTGGTCGGGATCGAGGTGACCCTGACCGACGGCCAGACCCATGCCAAGGACTCGTCGGAAATGGCGTTCCACCGCGCCGGCAGCGAGGCGGTCAAGGCGGCGCTGGCTACGACAGGTACGCGCCTGCTGGAGCCGGTGATGGAGGTGGCGATTCATGCACCGTCGGGCAACGTGGGCGATGTGGTGGGCGACCTGAATCGCCGGCAAGGGCGGGTGGCGTCGATCGAAGACCAGGGTGCGCAGGTGGAAGTGCTGGGCTATGCGCCGCTGGCGCGGCTGGCCGGTTACACCACGGCGTTGCGCTCGCTCACCCAGGGGCGTGCGTCCAGCGACATGCGCTTCAACGGCTACGAGGAAGTGCAGGCCGCATGA
- a CDS encoding diflavin oxidoreductase yields MDVAAPIQRVLVGYGSESGNARALAHRLGAFPALQRHAPQVLPFNDIDVASLGAGDVLLALSSSFGDGEPPANGERFAEALRQCPALPGLRYAVFGLGDTGYPQFCGFSKTLDRLLGARQARPIMQRVDADGGYEHFFEQWAPVLGDVLDGNPSAGRDLRLQVTAYAEDNAFAAPIIARRRLNARDPAAWHLELDLRGSGIAYRAGDTLHVVAPNDPALLQALARWYGQGDAVELLRHKELRLLGKSLLRELARLTGSDALKDLLRSSQRQALEAYLHGADLLDVLNDHASPDRVPLERLVALLSPCLPRAYSIASAANSTAVALCAREVRYTRTGRERRGTATGWLLDGDGSARVYCRSNPGFHLPRDPDAPLLMVGTGTGIAPLMGLLRELDAAGQQREVHLVFGEKHRDHDFLYRQQLEAWRADGRLQGLHTAFSRDGTAKYYVQHALAEQSETVGDLLQRGAHVYLCGNKQHLGAAVQDAINTIMPAHEGGGSTWDTLQTEGRLHRELY; encoded by the coding sequence ATGGACGTCGCCGCCCCGATCCAACGCGTCCTGGTCGGATACGGCTCCGAATCCGGCAACGCACGCGCCCTGGCCCACCGCCTGGGCGCGTTCCCGGCCCTGCAGCGGCACGCGCCGCAGGTGCTGCCCTTCAACGACATCGACGTTGCCTCGCTCGGCGCAGGCGACGTGCTGCTGGCGCTGTCCAGCTCATTCGGTGATGGCGAGCCGCCCGCCAACGGCGAGCGCTTCGCCGAGGCGCTGCGCCAGTGCCCTGCCCTGCCCGGGCTGCGCTACGCCGTGTTCGGGCTGGGCGACACGGGCTACCCGCAGTTCTGCGGTTTCAGCAAGACCCTGGACCGCCTGCTCGGGGCGCGTCAGGCGCGGCCGATCATGCAGCGCGTCGACGCCGATGGCGGCTACGAGCACTTTTTCGAGCAATGGGCCCCGGTACTCGGCGACGTACTGGACGGCAACCCGTCCGCCGGCCGCGACCTTCGCCTGCAGGTGACCGCGTATGCCGAGGACAATGCGTTCGCGGCGCCGATCATCGCGCGGCGCCGCCTCAACGCACGCGATCCGGCGGCATGGCACCTGGAGCTGGACCTGCGCGGCAGCGGCATCGCCTACCGCGCGGGCGACACCCTGCACGTGGTGGCTCCGAACGACCCGGCGCTGTTGCAGGCACTGGCGCGCTGGTATGGCCAGGGCGACGCGGTCGAGCTGCTCCGTCACAAAGAGCTGCGACTGCTGGGCAAGTCCCTGCTGCGCGAGCTGGCGCGACTGACCGGCAGCGACGCACTCAAGGACCTGCTCCGCAGCAGCCAGCGCCAGGCGCTGGAGGCCTACCTGCATGGGGCCGACCTGCTGGATGTACTGAACGACCACGCCAGCCCGGACCGTGTGCCACTGGAGCGGCTGGTGGCACTGCTGTCGCCGTGCCTGCCGCGCGCCTACTCGATTGCATCGGCTGCCAACAGCACGGCGGTGGCGCTGTGTGCGCGCGAGGTGCGCTACACCCGCACCGGGCGCGAGCGCCGCGGCACCGCCACCGGCTGGCTGCTGGACGGCGACGGCAGCGCCCGCGTGTACTGCCGCTCCAACCCGGGCTTCCACCTGCCCCGCGACCCGGATGCCCCGCTGCTGATGGTCGGCACCGGCACCGGTATCGCGCCGTTGATGGGGCTGTTGCGCGAGCTTGACGCCGCTGGCCAGCAGCGCGAGGTGCACCTGGTGTTCGGCGAGAAGCACCGCGACCACGACTTCCTCTACCGGCAGCAACTGGAGGCGTGGCGCGCCGACGGACGCCTGCAGGGGCTGCACACGGCATTCTCGCGCGACGGCACGGCCAAGTATTACGTGCAGCACGCGCTGGCTGAGCAGTCCGAAACGGTTGGCGACCTGCTGCAGCGTGGCGCGCATGTGTACCTGTGCGGCAACAAGCAGCATCTGGGCGCTGCCGTGCAGGACGCGATCAACACGATCATGCCGGCCCACGAAGGCGGCGGTAGTACATGGGATACGTTGCAGACCGAGGGCCGGCTGCACCGGGAACTGTACTGA
- a CDS encoding GNAT family N-acetyltransferase — MIEICPAAPHHIEALVGLDSVAQHAPERAAQIQAWVQAGTCHVLLVDGRAAAYGVLHHQFFNCGFIEMLMVGPGYRRQGLALQLVEHLRAQCARPKLFTSANRSNTAMHALLLQAGFQRSGYIDNLDEGDPEWVFFCRVSGG, encoded by the coding sequence GTGATCGAGATCTGCCCTGCGGCACCCCACCACATCGAGGCCCTGGTAGGCCTCGACAGCGTGGCCCAACACGCGCCCGAGCGTGCCGCCCAGATCCAGGCATGGGTGCAGGCCGGCACCTGCCACGTGCTTCTCGTGGACGGGCGCGCAGCGGCCTACGGCGTCCTGCACCACCAGTTCTTCAACTGCGGATTCATCGAGATGCTGATGGTCGGGCCCGGGTATCGGCGCCAGGGCCTGGCCCTCCAGCTGGTCGAGCACCTCCGCGCGCAGTGCGCGCGCCCCAAACTGTTCACCTCGGCCAACCGCTCCAACACCGCAATGCACGCGCTGCTGCTGCAGGCCGGGTTCCAGCGCAGCGGGTACATCGACAACCTGGATGAAGGGGATCCCGAATGGGTGTTCTTCTGCCGGGTGAGCGGCGGCTGA
- a CDS encoding FecCD family ABC transporter permease — protein sequence MSPADRRRRRGRGMLVLAAVVLVLAVLASFAVGPLRLPPLEVLQALGVKLGLVDPQAVSSRDLAVVWQLRIPRALLGAMVGAALAMAGASLQGLFGNPLADPGIVGVSQGAALGAVAAIVLGAAGAAGWIVPVAAFVGGAVAISLTYLLARPGKGSGNATLLLVGIAMAAFCSALIGFLTYIASESELQSLVFWQMGSLARASWSDVVAVVPLFAIGVIALQRLSTPLDMLALGERQAQHLGLDVARTRRRLVAFSALLVGAAVAFAGSVAFVGLVVPHVARMLVGPGHRWLLPVSGVLGALLIVVADTAARTLDPPAEIPLGLFSAALGAPFFLWLVLQQRRKDTP from the coding sequence ATGAGTCCGGCCGATCGGCGCCGCCGACGCGGGCGCGGCATGTTGGTGTTGGCCGCCGTGGTGCTGGTGCTGGCGGTGCTGGCCTCGTTCGCGGTGGGGCCCTTGCGGCTGCCACCGCTGGAGGTGCTGCAGGCACTCGGGGTGAAGCTGGGGCTGGTGGACCCGCAGGCCGTGAGCAGCCGTGACCTGGCCGTGGTCTGGCAGCTGCGCATCCCGCGCGCGCTGCTGGGGGCGATGGTCGGCGCTGCGCTGGCGATGGCCGGTGCCAGTCTGCAGGGATTGTTCGGCAATCCGCTGGCCGACCCGGGCATCGTGGGCGTCAGCCAGGGGGCGGCGCTGGGTGCGGTGGCGGCCATCGTGCTGGGCGCGGCCGGTGCGGCCGGCTGGATCGTGCCGGTGGCCGCGTTTGTCGGCGGCGCCGTGGCGATCAGCCTGACCTACCTGCTGGCGCGGCCAGGCAAGGGCAGCGGCAACGCGACGCTGTTGCTGGTGGGCATCGCGATGGCGGCGTTCTGCTCGGCGCTGATCGGTTTCCTGACCTACATCGCCAGCGAAAGCGAGTTGCAGTCGCTGGTGTTCTGGCAGATGGGCTCGCTGGCGCGGGCCAGCTGGAGCGACGTGGTGGCGGTGGTGCCGTTGTTCGCCATCGGCGTGATCGCGCTGCAGCGTCTGTCCACGCCGCTGGACATGCTGGCGCTGGGCGAGCGCCAGGCCCAGCACCTGGGCCTGGACGTGGCCCGTACGCGGCGTCGCCTGGTGGCCTTCAGTGCGCTGCTGGTGGGGGCCGCTGTGGCGTTTGCCGGTTCGGTGGCGTTCGTGGGTCTGGTGGTGCCGCACGTGGCGCGCATGCTGGTTGGCCCGGGCCACCGCTGGTTGCTGCCGGTGTCGGGCGTGCTGGGCGCGCTGTTGATCGTGGTGGCCGATACGGCCGCACGCACACTGGACCCGCCGGCGGAGATTCCGCTGGGCCTGTTCTCGGCCGCGCTGGGCGCGCCGTTCTTCCTGTGGCTGGTGCTGCAACAGCGTCGCAAGGACACCCCATGA
- a CDS encoding M14 family metallopeptidase — MTLAHFYPIGTPGQPWGDAERAQWRARQQRQRSYHEDVVAALKRLGERFEVVQYGQLDYAPDHYPLFAVVNQAWDPALPSALVTGGVHGYETSGVHGALQFLDQHADAYAGRINLIVAPCVSPWGYERIQRWNPDAIDPNRSFRDGGQIEEAAALMRWVGTRADGLLVHLDLHETTNSDLEEFDPARCARDGKDLVPDIIPDGFYVIGNSEDPQPAFQQALVAAVEKVTHIAPADAKGELIGMPLQSNGVVWGESRSIGACAGFTNARYATTTEVYPDSPRTNPQECNDAQVAAVCAGLDFALAQR, encoded by the coding sequence ATGACCCTTGCGCACTTTTACCCGATCGGCACCCCCGGACAGCCCTGGGGCGACGCCGAGCGCGCGCAATGGCGGGCCCGCCAGCAGCGCCAGCGCAGTTATCACGAAGACGTGGTGGCCGCGCTCAAGCGCCTGGGCGAGCGGTTCGAGGTGGTCCAGTATGGCCAGCTCGACTATGCCCCGGACCACTACCCGCTGTTTGCGGTGGTGAACCAGGCGTGGGACCCGGCGCTGCCGAGCGCGCTGGTGACCGGTGGCGTGCACGGCTATGAAACCAGTGGCGTGCACGGCGCGCTGCAGTTCCTGGACCAGCACGCCGACGCCTACGCCGGGCGCATCAACCTGATCGTGGCCCCGTGCGTCAGCCCGTGGGGCTATGAGCGCATCCAGCGCTGGAACCCCGATGCGATCGATCCCAACCGCAGCTTCCGTGACGGCGGCCAGATCGAAGAGGCGGCCGCGCTGATGCGCTGGGTGGGCACCCGTGCAGACGGCCTGCTGGTGCATCTGGACCTGCATGAAACCACCAACAGCGACCTGGAAGAGTTTGATCCGGCCCGCTGCGCGCGTGACGGCAAGGACCTGGTGCCGGACATCATTCCCGATGGCTTCTACGTGATCGGCAACAGCGAGGACCCGCAGCCGGCGTTCCAGCAGGCGCTGGTGGCCGCGGTGGAGAAGGTCACGCATATCGCACCGGCCGATGCCAAGGGCGAGCTGATCGGCATGCCGTTGCAGTCCAACGGGGTGGTGTGGGGCGAATCCCGTTCGATCGGTGCCTGCGCCGGCTTCACCAACGCACGCTATGCCACCACCACCGAGGTGTATCCGGACAGCCCGCGCACCAATCCGCAGGAATGCAACGATGCGCAGGTGGCGGCCGTGTGCGCCGGCCTGGACTTCGCGCTGGCCCAGCGCTGA
- a CDS encoding TonB-dependent siderophore receptor, whose protein sequence is MHSSSPLPFRLRRTLLSLACTLAATTLAYDATAQQATALDAVQVNAYRTANSTSGATKTSTSIAETPQSVSVIERAELDARGVQSLNDAMRYVAGVSLESSGIDNRVDDFRIRGFDAGSWANNVTLDGMRAPQGSQWNRSMFDSWNLDRVEVLKGPSAVMYGQVAPGGMVNQVSKTPTPDQQQQLRLGVDANGQYNTAFDVGTGSPDNAHLVRLVGLYRDGDTQIQHTEQKHWFLAPSYTWQIAERTRLTLLGMYQKDDGGSTYQFLPAAGTLNPTAYGHMKNSTFIGEPGWNTFNRTVWTAGWLFEHQFNDHLTLTQSARRTHVDSLYRGVVTFGALNADGRTQNRRGVMGTGNSDGDTFDTRLQARFTTGAVDHTVLLGWDWQRADWEGVRSAMSSPRPIDIFSPVYSNYMPTVSTETPTAGVNRQSGVYLQDQLALGNWRLTLGGRYDWTKDDSSSANRNISTGISTPGGRNVIKSEAFTGRAGVLYVFENGLTPYVSYAESFQPSTKSPLDSFTQATFEPITGSQWEAGLKYQPASVDGLVTLAVYDLRQQNMIVDDPIASHRTCGATGTATCSIQGDEGRVRGIELEGRITPFEGFSLIGAASRMDSEMTRSAPYKGKELAMVPDYSASFWADYTFQGGALQGLSLAAGARYNGVSYGDSANLYRIPSYTLFDAAIRYDVGQIGSTTVRLALNASNLADKRFVSTCTGVSSCYYGSGRTVTATATLGW, encoded by the coding sequence ATGCATTCTTCTTCTCCCCTCCCCTTCAGGCTGCGCCGCACCCTGTTGTCCCTGGCCTGCACGCTGGCCGCCACCACACTGGCCTACGACGCAACCGCGCAGCAGGCCACCGCGCTGGATGCGGTCCAGGTCAACGCCTACCGCACCGCCAACAGCACCAGCGGCGCCACCAAGACAAGCACCAGCATCGCTGAAACGCCGCAGTCGGTGTCGGTGATCGAGCGTGCGGAGCTGGACGCACGCGGCGTGCAGTCGCTCAACGATGCGATGCGCTACGTGGCCGGCGTCAGTCTGGAAAGCAGCGGCATCGACAACCGCGTGGACGACTTCCGCATCCGCGGCTTCGATGCCGGCAGCTGGGCCAACAACGTCACCCTGGACGGCATGCGCGCACCGCAGGGCAGCCAGTGGAACCGCAGCATGTTCGACAGCTGGAACCTGGACCGCGTGGAAGTGCTCAAGGGACCGTCGGCCGTGATGTACGGCCAGGTGGCGCCCGGCGGCATGGTCAACCAGGTCAGCAAGACCCCTACCCCCGACCAGCAGCAGCAACTGCGCCTGGGCGTGGACGCCAACGGCCAGTACAACACCGCCTTCGACGTGGGCACCGGCAGCCCGGACAACGCCCATCTGGTGCGACTGGTCGGGCTGTACCGCGATGGCGACACCCAGATCCAGCACACCGAACAGAAGCACTGGTTCCTGGCGCCCAGCTACACCTGGCAGATCGCCGAACGCACCCGTCTGACCCTGCTGGGCATGTACCAGAAGGACGACGGCGGCTCCACCTACCAGTTCCTGCCCGCCGCCGGCACGCTCAACCCCACCGCCTACGGCCACATGAAGAACAGCACCTTCATCGGCGAACCCGGCTGGAACACCTTCAACCGCACCGTGTGGACCGCCGGCTGGCTGTTCGAGCACCAGTTCAACGACCACCTCACGCTCACCCAGAGCGCGCGCCGCACCCACGTGGATTCGCTGTACCGCGGCGTGGTGACCTTCGGCGCGCTCAACGCCGATGGCCGCACCCAGAACCGTCGCGGCGTGATGGGTACCGGCAACTCGGATGGCGACACCTTCGACACCCGCCTGCAGGCCCGCTTCACCACCGGTGCGGTCGACCACACGGTGCTGCTGGGCTGGGACTGGCAGCGTGCCGACTGGGAAGGCGTGCGCAGCGCGATGAGCAGCCCGCGCCCGATCGACATCTTCAGCCCGGTGTATTCCAACTACATGCCCACGGTGAGCACCGAAACGCCCACCGCCGGCGTCAACCGGCAGAGCGGCGTGTACCTGCAGGACCAGTTGGCGCTGGGCAACTGGCGCCTGACCCTGGGCGGCCGCTACGACTGGACCAAGGACGACAGCAGCAGCGCCAACCGCAACATCAGCACCGGCATTTCCACGCCCGGCGGGCGCAACGTGATCAAGAGCGAAGCGTTCACCGGTCGCGCCGGCGTGCTGTATGTGTTCGAGAACGGCCTGACCCCGTATGTGAGCTATGCCGAGTCGTTCCAGCCCTCGACCAAGTCGCCGCTGGACAGCTTCACCCAGGCCACCTTCGAGCCGATCACCGGTTCGCAGTGGGAGGCCGGCCTGAAGTACCAGCCGGCCAGCGTGGATGGACTGGTAACGCTGGCAGTGTATGACCTGCGCCAGCAGAACATGATCGTCGACGATCCGATCGCCAGCCACCGCACCTGCGGCGCCACCGGCACCGCCACCTGCTCGATCCAGGGCGACGAAGGCCGCGTGCGCGGCATCGAACTGGAAGGCCGGATCACCCCGTTCGAGGGCTTCAGCCTGATCGGCGCGGCGTCGCGGATGGATTCGGAGATGACCCGTTCGGCACCGTACAAGGGCAAGGAGCTGGCGATGGTGCCCGACTACAGCGCCTCGTTCTGGGCCGACTACACCTTCCAGGGCGGCGCACTGCAGGGTCTGAGCCTCGCAGCGGGGGCGCGCTACAACGGGGTGAGTTACGGCGACAGCGCCAACCTGTACCGCATTCCGTCATACACGTTGTTCGACGCGGCGATCCGCTACGACGTGGGCCAGATCGGCAGCACCACGGTGCGGCTCGCGCTCAATGCCAGCAACCTCGCCGACAAGCGCTTCGTGTCCACCTGCACCGGCGTGTCGTCGTGCTACTACGGCAGCGGCCGCACGGTGACGGCGACTGCGACGTTGGGGTGGTAA
- a CDS encoding helix-turn-helix domain-containing protein — protein sequence MSSPGTPNPAAADDGDALHFCSTCAFSDACMSQGYDKTALAELHVLVDHVGPFRAGEHIFRAGDAFDSIAAVRGGMVKTYFNDSQGNEQVLGFSLPGEVIGLNAIHGARYPCNAVALDTVYLCRFSFPRMSLLATRMPGLQAKLFSLLSAEIGKVALMAANHRTEERMAAFLLDLSERYARRGFSPLRFNLSMSRVEIANYLRMAPETASRVLRRLSDDGVIAVNQREMQVLQPDRLAALAAASGTGATG from the coding sequence ATGTCGTCACCGGGCACCCCCAACCCCGCTGCCGCCGATGACGGCGATGCGCTGCATTTCTGCAGCACCTGCGCGTTCTCCGATGCGTGCATGTCGCAGGGCTACGACAAGACCGCGCTGGCCGAGCTGCATGTGCTGGTGGACCACGTGGGGCCGTTCCGCGCGGGCGAGCACATCTTCCGCGCGGGCGATGCGTTCGATTCGATCGCCGCGGTGCGTGGCGGCATGGTCAAGACCTACTTCAACGACAGCCAGGGCAACGAGCAGGTGCTGGGCTTCAGCCTGCCCGGCGAGGTGATCGGGCTCAACGCGATCCACGGTGCGCGTTACCCCTGCAACGCCGTTGCGCTGGATACGGTGTACCTGTGCCGGTTTTCGTTCCCGCGCATGAGCCTGCTGGCCACGCGCATGCCTGGCCTGCAGGCCAAGCTGTTCAGCCTGCTCAGCGCCGAGATCGGCAAGGTGGCGTTGATGGCGGCCAACCATCGCACCGAGGAGCGTATGGCCGCGTTCCTGCTGGATCTGTCCGAGCGCTACGCACGGCGTGGCTTCTCGCCGCTGCGCTTCAACCTGAGCATGAGCCGGGTGGAGATCGCCAATTACCTGCGCATGGCGCCGGAAACCGCCAGCCGCGTGCTGCGCCGTCTCAGCGATGACGGCGTGATTGCGGTCAACCAGCGCGAAATGCAGGTGCTGCAGCCGGACCGGCTGGCTGCGCTGGCCGCGGCAAGTGGGACCGGCGCGACTGGCTGA
- a CDS encoding heme ABC transporter ATP-binding protein has translation MSALLRLRGVIVRRQQREILHGIALDFVPGTVTALVGPNGAGKSTLLAVAAGDLQADAGEVLLQGRPLADYKAGPLARERAVMPQEHGVRFAFSVEEVVAMGRLPHPPDPVVDDAQVEAAIDAAELQALRLREVQQLSGGESARTTFARVLAQQTALLLLDEPTAALDLRHQERTLRSVRALADAGACVIVVLHDLNLAAGYADRIVLLEQGRVAADGTPAEVLTEAHLGRVYQQPVIVLQHPQRGVPLVVVADAD, from the coding sequence ATGAGCGCACTGTTGCGCCTGCGCGGGGTGATCGTGCGCCGCCAGCAGCGCGAGATCCTGCATGGGATCGCGCTGGATTTCGTGCCCGGCACGGTGACGGCGCTGGTCGGGCCGAACGGTGCGGGCAAGTCGACCCTGCTGGCGGTGGCCGCAGGCGACCTGCAGGCCGATGCGGGCGAGGTGCTGCTGCAGGGCAGGCCGCTGGCCGACTACAAGGCCGGGCCGCTGGCGCGCGAGCGCGCGGTGATGCCGCAGGAACATGGGGTGCGGTTCGCCTTCAGCGTGGAGGAAGTAGTGGCGATGGGGCGGTTGCCGCATCCGCCGGATCCGGTGGTGGATGATGCGCAGGTGGAAGCCGCCATCGACGCCGCCGAGCTGCAGGCGCTGCGCCTGCGCGAGGTACAGCAGCTGTCCGGCGGCGAATCGGCCCGCACCACGTTTGCCCGGGTGCTGGCCCAGCAGACCGCCTTGCTGCTGCTGGATGAGCCGACCGCGGCGCTGGATCTGCGCCACCAGGAGCGCACCCTGCGCAGCGTGCGCGCGCTGGCCGACGCCGGCGCCTGCGTGATCGTGGTGCTGCACGACCTGAATCTTGCGGCGGGCTACGCCGACCGCATCGTGCTGCTGGAACAGGGCAGGGTGGCGGCCGACGGCACGCCCGCGGAAGTGCTTACCGAAGCCCATCTGGGCCGCGTGTACCAGCAACCGGTGATCGTCTTGCAGCACCCGCAACGCGGCGTGCCGCTGGTGGTGGTGGCCGACGCGGACTGA
- a CDS encoding PAS domain-containing protein has translation MSYAPDNAQLLNALQNVMVISTTDLQGNITYANDLFCTLTGFTRDELIGQPHSIVRHPDVPKAVYKDMWDTIKAGKSWTGIVPNLGKGGVLYVVDTTVQPLFDADGAITAYISIRRVVNDLMGNFDAVEFSKEKFDDFYAAA, from the coding sequence ATGTCTTACGCCCCCGACAATGCCCAGCTGTTGAACGCACTGCAGAACGTCATGGTGATCTCCACCACCGACCTGCAGGGCAACATCACCTATGCCAATGACCTGTTCTGCACGCTCACCGGCTTCACCCGCGATGAGCTGATTGGCCAGCCGCACAGCATCGTGCGCCACCCGGACGTGCCCAAGGCCGTCTACAAGGACATGTGGGACACGATCAAGGCCGGCAAGAGCTGGACCGGCATCGTGCCGAACCTGGGCAAGGGTGGCGTGCTGTACGTGGTGGACACCACCGTGCAGCCGCTGTTCGACGCTGACGGTGCGATCACCGCCTACATCAGCATCCGCCGCGTGGTGAATGACCTGATGGGCAACTTCGACGCGGTGGAGTTCAGCAAGGAAAAGTTCGACGACTTCTACGCTGCCGCCTGA